The following are from one region of the Chitinispirillales bacterium ANBcel5 genome:
- a CDS encoding LptE family protein: MKHRAVLNFLFLIAALVLIGCGVYTFSGSSLPNHLKTVELPLFANNSLEPGVAEDLTQELNREIVSGNLLRVVNDNGDAVIRGTVVAYSNDPYAYGTVSDREVDIDQYIVNISADVSFFDNKRSQAIYEGTVRGEGIYDFKNETEDHGKQRAINDLVERILQRSVQSW; the protein is encoded by the coding sequence ATGAAACACAGAGCAGTGTTAAATTTTCTATTCTTAATTGCAGCCCTTGTGCTCATCGGGTGTGGAGTTTATACTTTCAGCGGATCATCACTGCCTAACCATCTCAAAACTGTAGAGCTGCCTCTGTTTGCCAACAACTCGCTTGAACCAGGAGTAGCAGAAGATCTGACTCAGGAACTAAACCGTGAAATTGTCAGTGGTAATCTTCTCAGAGTGGTCAATGATAACGGGGACGCGGTAATACGAGGTACGGTAGTAGCCTACAGTAACGATCCTTACGCCTACGGGACTGTTTCTGATCGGGAGGTCGACATTGATCAGTATATAGTAAATATAAGCGCTGATGTTTCTTTCTTTGATAACAAACGAAGTCAGGCTATCTATGAAGGAACTGTTCGTGGAGAAGGTATATACGATTTTAAAAACGAAACTGAAGATCATGGGAAACAAAGAGCGATAAATGATCTGGTTGAGCGAATACTGCAACGATCTGTACAGAGTTGGTGA
- the dapF gene encoding diaminopimelate epimerase has translation MGSDTTIHFMKMEGLGNDFIITHGYDDNDIQSMSDSFSRLCDRRLGIGADGLIFVLPSKTADFRMRIFNSDGSEAEMCGNGIRCFARYLTVKELINKNSIDIQTLAGTINVTIQSDTLYKVNMGKPVLKPELIPVKTEKDQQNKYFVMQKVSAADREFEVTAVSMGNPHAVIYQDNLDDELINTYGPVLESHTLFPKRINVEFVKVLSDKEIQMRVYERGCGETQACGTGACAAVVSGIMNKLHGNDITVHLQGGDLEISWAGNENDPVYMSGPAKEVFRGSVSV, from the coding sequence ATGGGTTCAGATACCACAATACATTTCATGAAAATGGAAGGGCTCGGTAATGATTTTATCATTACTCACGGCTACGATGATAACGATATCCAATCAATGAGCGACTCCTTTAGCCGGTTATGTGACCGAAGGCTTGGAATCGGTGCTGATGGACTTATATTTGTGCTGCCATCAAAAACAGCTGATTTCCGCATGAGAATTTTCAATTCCGACGGCAGTGAAGCTGAGATGTGTGGTAATGGCATTCGTTGCTTTGCCCGTTACCTAACAGTAAAAGAGCTGATAAACAAAAACAGTATTGATATCCAAACCCTTGCAGGTACTATAAATGTGACAATCCAAAGCGACACTTTATATAAGGTTAATATGGGTAAACCTGTTTTAAAACCTGAGCTTATACCGGTAAAAACTGAAAAAGACCAGCAGAATAAATACTTTGTGATGCAAAAGGTTAGTGCCGCTGACAGGGAGTTTGAAGTCACAGCAGTATCCATGGGTAACCCCCATGCTGTAATCTATCAGGATAATCTGGATGACGAACTGATAAATACCTACGGGCCCGTTCTTGAATCGCACACGCTCTTCCCCAAACGTATCAATGTAGAGTTTGTTAAAGTGCTATCTGATAAAGAGATACAAATGCGTGTATATGAGCGGGGCTGCGGAGAAACACAGGCGTGCGGAACAGGTGCATGCGCGGCGGTGGTTTCAGGTATTATGAATAAACTGCACGGAAATGATATTACAGTACATCTACAGGGTGGTGATTTAGAAATCTCATGGGCTGGTAATGAAAACGATCCTGTTTATATGAGTGGCCCGGCAAAGGAAGTTTTCCGCGGAAGTGTGAGTGTATGA